From Lysinibacillus sp. SGAir0095, the proteins below share one genomic window:
- a CDS encoding ABC transporter permease gives MITGQLERAFQLAEKHKLDVSTILELNKIIMKEVNSSPKTEEKILQQILQILENNKQILREAT, from the coding sequence ATGATAACCGGTCAGTTAGAGCGAGCGTTTCAATTAGCAGAGAAACATAAACTCGACGTAAGCACAATTTTGGAGTTAAACAAAATTATTATGAAGGAGGTCAATTCATCTCCTAAAACTGAAGAAAAAATTCTGCAACAAATTCTTCAAATTCTTGAAAATAACAAACAAATTTTACGGGAGGCAACATAA